A single Streptomyces sp. Edi2 DNA region contains:
- the lysX gene encoding bifunctional lysylphosphatidylglycerol synthetase/lysine--tRNA ligase LysX, translating into MSTVQDQDQLTGWQRFRRRVPNGFAIIFSVLGLFCALMALIGPLRRGFHPVIYWLDTLTIPVVPNFAYAVFLFLLAAAMTARKQVALWFVVTYMVLVTLADALFLVERYWEYTFSLVLCAGALVLLLVSHREFYAITRRGAFLRAILVLVGGLAAAVLIGWGLVSLAPGTLEPGATNRLLWAANRVCGGLVGGRLIEGHPPHWTSAVLGLLGALALLNAAATLFRSQRMEAALHGDEEARIRALLDRYGSQDSLGYFASRRDKAVVFSRSGKAAVTYRVEAGVCLASGDPVGDREAWTQAIEAWLEVAGRYGWQPAVMGASESGAKAFARSGLGALQLGDEAILHVKDFDLDGREMRVTRQAVNRVERTGATFRVRRHSALTDEEMQEVIHRADAWRDTETERGFSMALDRLGDPEDGDCLLAEAFDGDGNMIALLSFVPWGKDGISLDVMRRDRTAPNGVMEFMVARLCGQAGAMGVRRISLNFAVFRSAFEEGGRIGAGPVLKFWRRLLLFFSKWWQLEALYRSNAKYNPEWYPRFLCYADAGALARIGLASGIAEGFVAVPSLGKLWGKGHKKRVLAPASTAGLPSLDELGLVQSGPATEEELHERELAALPEQVRVRHRKLERLREAGTDPYPVGVERTHTLGEVREEYPDLTPGARTGKTVSIAGRVLLTRDHGGVLFAVLRDWSGDLQIALTREGSGKELLERFGADIDLGDHVEAEGEVGTSDRGELTVFVTQWRLTAKCLRPLPDKRRGLTDPEAKVRQRYVDLVVSPDSRDNVRARSTAVQALRQGLIERGYLEVETPMLQQIHGGANARPFQTHINAYDLDLYLRIAPELYLKRLCVGGMEKVFEMGRTFRNEGISYKHNPEFTMLEAYQAFADYDVMLDLTRELIQGAAIAAFGSATARKADKSGRLVEHDISGLWPVKTVYGAISEALGEEVDADTSPEALRRLCAASSVPVKPEMGRGDIVLEMYERLVEERTELPTFYKDFPTDVSPLTRQHRRDPRLAERWDLVAFGTELGTAYSELTDPVEQRRRLTAQSLLAAGGDPEAMELDEDFLQALEYAMPPTGGLGIGVDRLVMFLTGLSIRETLPFPLVRRR; encoded by the coding sequence ATGAGCACCGTGCAGGACCAGGATCAACTCACGGGGTGGCAGCGCTTCCGGCGCCGCGTCCCCAATGGCTTCGCCATCATCTTCAGCGTGTTGGGGCTCTTCTGTGCCCTGATGGCGCTGATCGGGCCCCTCCGGCGCGGATTCCACCCGGTGATCTACTGGCTGGACACGCTCACCATCCCGGTGGTGCCGAACTTCGCCTACGCGGTGTTCCTCTTCCTCCTGGCCGCGGCGATGACCGCCCGCAAACAGGTGGCACTGTGGTTCGTGGTGACCTACATGGTGCTGGTCACCCTCGCGGATGCGCTGTTCCTGGTCGAGAGGTACTGGGAGTACACCTTCTCCCTGGTGCTGTGCGCCGGTGCGCTGGTGCTCCTGCTCGTCTCGCACCGCGAGTTCTATGCGATCACCCGGCGGGGTGCGTTCCTGCGCGCGATCCTGGTGCTGGTCGGCGGGCTCGCCGCGGCGGTGCTGATCGGCTGGGGCCTGGTCTCGCTGGCCCCCGGCACGCTGGAGCCCGGCGCCACCAACCGGCTGCTGTGGGCCGCCAACCGCGTCTGCGGCGGACTCGTCGGCGGCCGGCTGATCGAGGGCCATCCCCCGCACTGGACCAGCGCCGTGCTCGGCCTGCTCGGGGCGCTGGCGCTGCTGAACGCCGCGGCCACCCTGTTCCGTTCGCAGCGCATGGAGGCCGCGCTGCACGGCGACGAAGAGGCCCGCATCCGGGCGCTGCTGGACCGCTACGGCAGCCAGGACTCGCTCGGCTACTTCGCCTCCCGCCGCGACAAGGCCGTGGTCTTCTCCCGCAGCGGCAAGGCCGCCGTCACCTACCGCGTCGAGGCAGGTGTCTGCCTGGCCAGTGGTGACCCGGTCGGTGACCGGGAGGCGTGGACCCAGGCCATCGAGGCCTGGCTGGAGGTCGCCGGACGGTACGGCTGGCAGCCCGCCGTCATGGGGGCCAGCGAGAGCGGCGCCAAGGCGTTCGCCCGCAGCGGCCTCGGGGCCCTGCAGCTCGGCGACGAAGCGATCTTGCATGTGAAGGACTTCGACCTCGACGGCCGGGAGATGCGGGTGACCCGCCAGGCCGTCAACCGCGTCGAGCGCACCGGCGCGACCTTCCGCGTCCGGCGCCACTCCGCGCTGACCGACGAGGAGATGCAGGAGGTCATCCACCGGGCGGATGCCTGGCGGGACACCGAGACCGAGCGCGGCTTCTCGATGGCGCTGGACCGGCTGGGCGACCCGGAGGACGGGGACTGCCTGCTGGCCGAGGCGTTCGACGGCGACGGCAACATGATCGCGCTGCTGTCCTTCGTGCCGTGGGGCAAGGACGGCATCTCGCTGGACGTCATGCGCCGTGACCGCACCGCGCCCAACGGCGTCATGGAGTTCATGGTGGCCCGGCTCTGCGGCCAGGCCGGTGCCATGGGCGTGCGCCGGATCTCGCTGAACTTCGCGGTGTTCCGGTCCGCCTTCGAGGAGGGCGGCCGGATCGGTGCCGGACCGGTGCTGAAGTTCTGGCGCCGGCTGCTGCTGTTCTTCTCCAAGTGGTGGCAGCTGGAAGCCCTCTACCGTTCCAACGCGAAGTACAACCCCGAGTGGTACCCGCGCTTCCTGTGCTACGCGGACGCCGGTGCGCTGGCCCGGATCGGTCTGGCCTCCGGTATCGCCGAGGGCTTCGTGGCCGTGCCGAGCCTGGGCAAGCTGTGGGGCAAGGGCCACAAGAAGCGGGTGCTGGCCCCGGCGAGCACCGCGGGCCTGCCGTCGCTGGACGAGCTCGGCCTGGTGCAGAGCGGACCGGCCACCGAGGAGGAGCTGCACGAACGGGAGCTGGCCGCGCTGCCCGAGCAGGTGCGGGTGCGCCACCGGAAGCTGGAGCGGCTGCGGGAGGCCGGCACCGACCCGTACCCGGTGGGCGTGGAGCGTACCCACACCCTGGGCGAGGTCCGCGAGGAGTACCCGGACCTGACGCCCGGCGCGCGGACCGGCAAGACCGTCAGCATCGCCGGGCGGGTGCTGCTCACCCGCGACCACGGTGGCGTGCTCTTCGCGGTGCTGCGCGACTGGTCGGGCGATCTGCAGATCGCGCTGACGCGCGAGGGCAGCGGCAAGGAGCTGCTGGAACGCTTCGGTGCGGACATCGACCTCGGTGACCATGTCGAGGCCGAGGGCGAGGTCGGCACCAGCGACCGCGGTGAGCTGACGGTGTTCGTGACGCAGTGGCGGCTGACGGCCAAGTGCCTGCGGCCGCTGCCGGACAAGCGGCGCGGGCTGACCGACCCGGAGGCCAAGGTCCGCCAGCGGTACGTGGACCTGGTCGTCTCGCCGGATTCGCGGGACAACGTCCGGGCGCGCAGCACGGCCGTACAGGCACTGCGCCAGGGTCTGATCGAGCGCGGCTACCTCGAGGTCGAGACGCCGATGCTGCAGCAGATCCACGGCGGCGCCAACGCCCGTCCCTTCCAGACCCATATCAACGCCTACGACCTCGATCTGTATCTGCGGATCGCGCCGGAGCTGTATCTCAAGCGGCTGTGCGTGGGCGGTATGGAGAAGGTCTTCGAGATGGGGCGGACCTTCCGCAACGAGGGCATCTCCTACAAGCACAACCCCGAGTTCACGATGCTGGAGGCGTACCAGGCGTTCGCCGACTACGACGTGATGCTCGACCTGACCCGGGAGCTGATCCAGGGTGCGGCGATCGCCGCGTTCGGCAGCGCCACCGCCCGTAAGGCGGACAAGAGCGGCCGGCTGGTCGAGCACGACATCTCGGGGCTCTGGCCGGTGAAGACCGTCTACGGCGCGATCTCCGAAGCGCTCGGCGAAGAGGTCGACGCGGACACCTCGCCGGAGGCGCTGCGGCGGCTGTGCGCTGCCTCGTCGGTGCCGGTGAAGCCGGAGATGGGCCGGGGCGACATCGTGCTGGAGATGTACGAGCGGCTGGTGGAGGAGCGGACCGAGCTTCCCACGTTCTACAAGGACTTCCCCACCGATGTCTCGCCGCTGACCCGTCAGCACCGGCGGGACCCGCGGCTCGCCGAGCGCTGGGACCTGGTCGCGTTCGGCACCGAGCTGGGCACCGCCTACTCGGAGCTGACCGACCCGGTGGAGCAGCGGCGCCGGCTCACCGCCCAGTCGCTGCTGGCGGCCGGCGGTGACCCGGAGGCGATGGAGCTGGACGAGGACTTCCTGCAGGCCCTGGAGTACGCGATGCCGCCGACCGGCGGTCTGGGCATCGGCGTGGACCGGCTGGTCATGTTCCTCACGGGGCTGTCGATCCGCGAGACGCTGCCGTTCCCGCTGGTGCGGCGCCGCTGA
- a CDS encoding Ig-like domain-containing protein: MSQPPSRRRSSRPRRIALALVPVIGMGALTGCGGSAEASPQGDPVQVALGAAGGARTVQAGDRLQVTAEGGVLTEVSVTDPRGRQLPGGLSRGGTSWTSRAKTAPGTKYSVVARTRNAQGGVGAAKESLTTANAARLNTLMLDPHSPGVVSGADRPLTILFNFPVADRAAVERRLSVTTDSRMTGSWDWEQDHGGGDRVDWRPARPWKPGTEVTLRAALDGVDSGGGRYFVHDYDLKFTIGRSCTDSDMEPVCGKVHGSDPIEVTTPSLRGGDNRAIGIGDWNDG; the protein is encoded by the coding sequence ATGAGCCAGCCCCCCTCCCGCCGCCGGTCCTCCCGGCCGCGGCGTATCGCACTCGCGCTGGTCCCGGTGATCGGAATGGGCGCGCTCACCGGGTGCGGGGGCAGCGCGGAGGCGTCCCCGCAGGGCGATCCGGTGCAGGTGGCGCTGGGCGCGGCGGGCGGGGCCAGGACCGTACAGGCCGGCGACCGCCTCCAGGTGACCGCGGAGGGCGGCGTCCTGACCGAGGTGTCCGTCACCGACCCCAGGGGGCGGCAGCTGCCCGGCGGACTCAGCCGTGGCGGGACCAGCTGGACATCCCGGGCGAAAACCGCACCGGGTACCAAGTACTCCGTCGTCGCCAGGACCAGGAACGCACAGGGCGGCGTCGGCGCGGCCAAGGAGTCGCTGACCACCGCGAACGCGGCCAGGCTCAACACACTGATGCTCGATCCCCACTCGCCGGGCGTGGTGTCCGGAGCCGACCGGCCCCTGACGATCCTCTTCAACTTCCCGGTGGCCGACCGGGCCGCGGTCGAGCGGCGGCTCAGCGTCACCACCGACAGCCGGATGACCGGGTCGTGGGACTGGGAACAGGACCACGGCGGCGGTGACCGGGTGGACTGGCGGCCCGCGCGGCCCTGGAAACCGGGCACCGAGGTCACGCTGCGGGCGGCTCTCGACGGGGTGGACTCCGGGGGCGGCCGCTACTTCGTCCATGACTATGACCTGAAGTTCACCATCGGCCGGAGTTGCACCGACTCGGACATGGAGCCAGTTTGTGGCAAGGTCCACGGGAGTGACCCCATAGAGGTCACCACACCCTCCCTACGAGGGGGAGACAACAGGGCCATCGGGATCGGAGACTGGAATGACGGCTGA
- a CDS encoding phosphodiester glycosidase family protein: MHAVLTVLVAWGVLAGGGMAGGARATAADSALHRSSARLVAPGVAYGEFRMTVPRGLVHGHLLTVDLADPRVSVDLLYPGAVGARSPVSALAADRGVVGAVNGDFFNITETQHPGVQATGASVGPAVASGRQLKGAVPGGQRFGPVMPPGATTEDVIGVGYDHRARLDRLTLRGAVLTSEGTLPLRGLNQYALPVGGIGAYTPQWGTVSRLRATCGTDTDRAAPCSRDTTEVTVRHGRVTAVEDVPGSGGVPGGSVVLVGREEGARRLRTLEPGEPVHLVSRLVGRGPVPLRFAVGGFPIVRDDEPVAGLDGVAVAVRTSAGTGDGGRLLYLMALDGAPGQTGLTVRELADLMVELGARDAMDLDGGGSSTLVTGDRYGATVRNHPSGGAERPVANAIGVFSAG, encoded by the coding sequence GTGCACGCGGTGCTGACGGTGCTGGTGGCGTGGGGGGTGCTGGCCGGCGGAGGGATGGCGGGCGGGGCACGGGCCACCGCCGCGGACAGCGCTCTGCACCGCTCTTCCGCCCGGCTGGTGGCACCCGGTGTGGCCTACGGTGAATTCCGGATGACGGTGCCGCGCGGCCTCGTGCACGGGCATCTGCTGACGGTCGACCTGGCCGATCCACGGGTGTCGGTCGATCTGCTGTACCCGGGGGCGGTCGGCGCACGGTCGCCGGTGTCCGCGCTGGCGGCCGACCGCGGCGTGGTGGGGGCCGTCAACGGCGACTTCTTCAATATCACCGAAACCCAGCACCCGGGCGTGCAGGCGACCGGCGCCTCGGTCGGCCCGGCGGTGGCCTCGGGCCGGCAGCTCAAGGGCGCGGTGCCCGGCGGCCAGCGGTTCGGCCCTGTCATGCCGCCGGGCGCGACCACCGAGGACGTCATCGGCGTCGGCTACGACCACCGGGCGCGGCTGGACCGGCTCACGCTGCGCGGCGCGGTGCTGACCTCCGAGGGGACGCTGCCGCTGCGCGGTCTGAACCAGTACGCCCTCCCCGTCGGCGGCATCGGCGCCTACACCCCGCAGTGGGGCACGGTGTCCCGGCTGCGCGCCACCTGCGGCACGGACACCGACCGGGCGGCGCCGTGCAGCAGGGACACCACGGAGGTGACCGTCCGGCACGGCCGGGTGACGGCGGTGGAGGACGTCCCGGGCAGTGGTGGGGTGCCCGGGGGCAGTGTGGTGCTGGTGGGCCGGGAGGAAGGGGCGCGGCGGCTGCGCACCCTGGAGCCCGGTGAGCCGGTGCATCTCGTCTCCCGCCTCGTCGGCCGGGGGCCCGTCCCCCTGCGGTTCGCGGTGGGCGGCTTCCCGATCGTGCGGGACGACGAGCCGGTGGCCGGCCTGGACGGCGTCGCGGTGGCGGTGCGTACGTCCGCGGGGACCGGGGACGGCGGGCGGCTGCTGTATCTCATGGCGCTGGACGGGGCCCCCGGCCAGACCGGCCTGACGGTGCGCGAACTGGCGGACTTGATGGTGGAGTTGGGTGCGCGGGACGCGATGGACCTGGACGGCGGCGGGTCGTCGACGCTGGTCACCGGCGACAGGTACGGGGCCACGGTCCGCAATCATCCGTCGGGCGGGGCGGAGCGGCCGGTGGCCAATGCGATCGGGGTGTTCTCCGCCGGGTGA
- a CDS encoding N-acetylmuramoyl-L-alanine amidase — protein MEPDRRCPDRRRLLTGAAALAASAALVPFTAAGAGAAVRRQAPRGGAYPPHQWVPASPSNFTAADRPTQYPVKKVVVHVTQETYKDTLKLFQDPRHKAAAHYLVRSADGKVAQCVRERDVAWHAGNWDYNTRSIGIEHEGWIDDPTWFTDPLYEQSARLTAAICDRYRIPKDREHIIGHVEVPGTDHTDPGEFWDWARYLVLVQAASWRGLG, from the coding sequence ATGGAGCCCGACCGCCGCTGCCCGGACCGCCGTCGCCTGCTCACCGGTGCGGCCGCGCTCGCCGCATCCGCCGCACTCGTCCCTTTCACCGCGGCCGGGGCCGGGGCCGCCGTGCGCCGGCAGGCTCCGCGCGGCGGCGCCTACCCCCCGCACCAGTGGGTTCCGGCCAGCCCGTCCAACTTCACCGCCGCCGACCGCCCGACGCAGTATCCGGTCAAGAAGGTCGTGGTGCATGTGACCCAGGAGACCTACAAGGACACCCTCAAGCTGTTCCAGGACCCCCGGCACAAGGCGGCCGCGCACTATCTCGTACGGTCCGCGGACGGCAAGGTCGCGCAGTGCGTCAGGGAGCGGGACGTCGCCTGGCACGCCGGGAACTGGGACTACAACACCCGCAGCATCGGCATCGAGCACGAGGGCTGGATCGACGACCCGACATGGTTCACCGACCCGCTCTACGAGCAGTCCGCCCGGCTCACCGCCGCCATCTGCGACCGCTACCGGATCCCCAAGGACCGCGAGCACATCATCGGCCATGTCGAGGTGCCGGGCACCGACCACACCGACCCGGGTGAGTTCTGGGACTGGGCGCGCTATCTGGTGCTGGTTCAAGCGGCCTCCTGGCGAGGCCTGGGATGA
- a CDS encoding family 2B encapsulin nanocompartment shell protein has translation MTTSVDPTSGPQQSPVEQSRSSLDTAAARKLATTTKTVPQMQGISSRWLLRILPWTQVSGGTYRVNRRLTHTLGDGRVEFTSTGSEVRVIPAELRELAPLRGYTDAATLQALADRFVQREFAPGEVLARSGAPTDRVILIAHGKLDRIGAGKYGDETVLGVLADGDALGAAALLTPDAEWEHSVRAVTRVTALTLYRSDLEEALGRSESLRSHLAEFREALVPAQNKHGEAAIELTAGHVGEPALPGTFVDYDLAPREYELSVAQTVLKVHSRVADLYNDPMNQLDQQLRLTVEALRERQEHELINNPGFGLLHNADLKQRLHTRSGPPAPDDLDELISRRRKTQFLLAHPRTIAAIGREWNARGIYPTTAECEGTAVRAWRGIPLLPCNKIPITPDQTSSILALRVGEENQGVVGLHQTGIPDEYRPGLSVRFMGINDQAVINYLVSAYYSAAVLVPDALGILEDVEIGH, from the coding sequence ATGACCACATCGGTGGATCCGACGTCCGGCCCGCAGCAGTCCCCGGTCGAGCAGAGCCGGTCCAGCCTGGACACCGCGGCCGCCCGCAAGCTGGCGACCACGACCAAGACCGTGCCGCAGATGCAGGGGATCTCCTCCCGCTGGCTGCTGCGCATCCTGCCCTGGACGCAGGTCTCCGGCGGTACGTACCGCGTCAACCGCCGCCTGACCCACACCCTCGGTGACGGCCGGGTGGAGTTCACCTCGACCGGCTCCGAAGTCCGGGTGATCCCGGCGGAGTTGCGGGAGCTGGCGCCGCTGCGCGGGTACACCGACGCCGCGACGCTCCAGGCGCTGGCGGACCGCTTCGTCCAGCGGGAGTTCGCCCCCGGTGAGGTGCTGGCCCGCAGCGGCGCGCCCACGGACCGGGTCATCCTGATCGCCCACGGCAAGCTCGACCGTATCGGCGCCGGCAAGTACGGCGACGAGACGGTCCTGGGGGTGCTGGCCGACGGTGACGCCCTCGGCGCCGCGGCCCTGCTGACGCCGGACGCGGAGTGGGAGCACTCCGTGCGGGCGGTGACCCGGGTGACCGCGCTGACCCTCTACCGCAGTGACCTCGAAGAGGCGCTGGGCCGGTCGGAGTCGCTGCGCAGCCACCTGGCGGAGTTCCGCGAGGCGCTGGTCCCCGCGCAGAACAAGCACGGCGAGGCGGCCATCGAGCTGACCGCGGGCCATGTCGGCGAACCGGCGCTGCCGGGCACCTTCGTCGACTACGACCTGGCGCCGCGGGAGTACGAACTCAGCGTGGCCCAGACCGTGTTGAAGGTGCACTCGCGGGTGGCCGATCTCTACAACGACCCGATGAACCAGCTGGACCAGCAGCTGCGCCTGACCGTGGAGGCGCTGCGCGAGCGCCAGGAACACGAGCTGATCAACAACCCCGGGTTCGGGCTGCTGCACAACGCCGACCTCAAGCAGCGCCTCCACACCCGCAGCGGCCCGCCGGCCCCCGACGACCTGGACGAGCTGATCTCCCGGCGCCGTAAGACGCAGTTCCTGCTGGCGCATCCGCGCACCATCGCGGCGATCGGCCGGGAGTGGAACGCCCGGGGGATCTACCCGACCACCGCGGAGTGCGAGGGCACGGCGGTCCGCGCCTGGCGGGGCATCCCGCTGCTGCCCTGCAACAAGATCCCCATCACCCCGGACCAGACCAGCTCGATTCTGGCGCTGCGGGTGGGCGAGGAGAACCAGGGCGTGGTGGGGCTGCACCAGACCGGCATCCCGGACGAGTACCGGCCCGGGCTGTCGGTGCGCTTCATGGGGATCAATGACCAGGCCGTCATCAATTACCTGGTCAGCGCCTACTACTCGGCGGCCGTGCTGGTGCCGGACGCGCTGGGCATCCTGGAGGACGTAGAGATCGGTCACTGA
- a CDS encoding family 2B encapsulin nanocompartment shell protein codes for MVTIADESLPGSAEEAQNSSLSTTAARNLATTTKTAPQMQGITSRWLLRLLPWVQVSGGTYRVNRRRTYTLGDGRIDFDISGSDVSVIPDELRELPALREFTDTEVLAALGERFTQQDYAPGELIAEAGTPGDRLVLIAHGRVDRIGTGKYGDEAVLEALAGGDHLGDAPLTDPEATWEFSYRAVTRVTVMALPRQAVAEITDRSPGLRDHLAEAGQDTAQPTNSTGESAVSITSGHHGEPSLPGTFVDYDLTPREYELSVAQTVLRAHSRVGDLYSDPMNQVEEQLKLTVQALRERQEHEMINNPGFGLLHHADLKQRIHTRTGPPTPDDLDDLLATVWKDPGFLLAHPLTIAAIGRECSARGLYPTAVDVMGHSLPSWRGVPIFPCNKIPVTKERTSSILLLRTGEEKQGVVGLHQTGIPDEYEPSLSVRYMGLDDRAVIKYLVSAYYSAAILVPDALGVLDDVQIGH; via the coding sequence ATTGTGACGATTGCCGACGAATCACTGCCCGGCAGTGCGGAAGAAGCTCAGAATTCCAGTCTGAGTACCACCGCCGCGCGGAATCTGGCGACCACCACCAAGACCGCGCCGCAGATGCAGGGCATCACGTCCCGCTGGCTGCTGCGGCTGCTGCCCTGGGTGCAGGTGTCCGGTGGCACCTACCGGGTGAACCGCCGGCGGACGTACACCCTGGGCGACGGGCGCATCGATTTCGATATCAGCGGCAGCGACGTCTCGGTCATCCCCGACGAGCTGCGCGAGCTGCCGGCCCTGCGGGAATTCACCGATACCGAGGTGCTGGCCGCACTCGGCGAGCGGTTCACCCAGCAGGACTACGCACCCGGTGAACTGATCGCCGAGGCGGGCACCCCGGGCGACCGGCTGGTGCTGATCGCACACGGCCGGGTGGACCGTATCGGCACCGGCAAGTACGGCGACGAGGCGGTGCTCGAGGCGCTGGCCGGCGGGGACCACCTCGGTGACGCGCCGCTCACCGACCCGGAAGCCACGTGGGAGTTCAGCTATCGCGCGGTGACCCGGGTGACCGTGATGGCGCTACCCCGGCAGGCCGTGGCGGAAATCACCGACCGCTCCCCCGGGCTGCGCGACCATCTGGCGGAGGCCGGGCAGGACACCGCACAGCCGACGAACTCCACGGGGGAATCGGCGGTCTCCATCACCTCGGGGCATCACGGCGAGCCGTCCCTCCCCGGCACCTTCGTCGACTACGACCTGACGCCGCGGGAGTACGAACTCAGCGTCGCGCAGACGGTGCTGCGCGCCCACAGCCGGGTCGGCGACCTCTACAGCGACCCGATGAACCAGGTCGAGGAGCAGCTGAAGCTGACCGTCCAGGCGCTGCGCGAGCGCCAGGAACACGAGATGATCAACAACCCCGGCTTCGGGCTGCTGCACCACGCCGACCTCAAGCAGCGCATCCACACCCGCACCGGCCCGCCCACCCCCGACGACCTCGACGACCTGCTGGCGACGGTGTGGAAGGACCCGGGCTTCCTGCTCGCCCATCCCCTCACGATCGCCGCGATCGGGCGGGAGTGCAGCGCCCGCGGACTGTATCCGACCGCGGTCGATGTCATGGGGCATTCCCTGCCGTCCTGGCGCGGGGTGCCGATTTTCCCGTGCAATAAAATTCCGGTGACGAAGGAGCGGACGAGTTCGATTCTGCTGCTGCGCACCGGCGAGGAAAAGCAGGGAGTTGTCGGTCTGCACCAGACCGGAATTCCCGATGAATACGAGCCGAGCCTTTCGGTGCGTTATATGGGACTCGACGACCGCGCCGTTATCAAATATCTCGTCAGCGCCTATTATTCGGCGGCCATTCTCGTGCCCGATGCGCTGGGCGTTCTCGACGACGTACAGATCGGCCACTGA
- a CDS encoding ROK family protein has protein sequence MTAPGGDTQHGIRRRNLARVLRTVAAQGPLSRPAVAARIGLTRAGVAPLVDELLRAGLLVEAGRAATGGRGRPGGELVVSDRGPAGLGAEIGVDHLAVCAVDLRGQVRARVAAGAANRHSAPGPVLRRLSALLAEVTEAIAAEGLRPAGLAVAVPGLVARGATTVVHAPNLGWRAADLAPGLAGATAPRDGSPALPLTVENEANLGALAELRLDGSGGRPGPPPDFVHVSAEIGIGAAVVVDGQLLRGARGFAGELGHVPVYPDGPVCGCGGRGCLEQYAGEEAVLRAGGLVPGRAAAAHPGPGARIGLLARCAADGDTAVVRALHEAGTALGIALAGAVNLLDPRAVVLGGALAGLAPWILPSLERELALRTAVAADRGQDAGPLVTVSRLGADGPLLGAAHAALQAVLDDPLRSCAPAHSPRNGTR, from the coding sequence GTGACCGCGCCCGGCGGCGACACCCAGCACGGTATCCGGCGGCGCAATCTGGCCCGGGTGCTGCGGACCGTGGCCGCGCAGGGGCCGCTTTCCCGTCCTGCGGTCGCGGCGCGGATCGGGCTGACCCGGGCGGGGGTGGCCCCGCTGGTCGACGAGTTGCTGCGGGCGGGCCTGCTGGTGGAGGCGGGGCGGGCGGCCACCGGCGGCCGGGGCCGTCCTGGCGGCGAGCTGGTGGTCAGCGACCGCGGCCCGGCCGGGCTCGGTGCCGAGATAGGCGTCGATCATCTGGCGGTGTGCGCGGTCGATCTGCGCGGGCAGGTCCGGGCCCGGGTGGCGGCCGGTGCGGCGAACCGGCACAGCGCTCCCGGGCCGGTGCTGCGGCGGCTGTCCGCGCTGCTCGCGGAGGTGACCGAGGCGATCGCCGCCGAGGGGCTGCGGCCGGCCGGGCTGGCGGTGGCCGTACCCGGTCTGGTGGCCCGCGGTGCGACGACCGTGGTGCACGCCCCCAATCTCGGCTGGCGGGCCGCCGATCTCGCGCCGGGGCTCGCCGGGGCGACGGCCCCGCGGGACGGCTCCCCGGCCCTCCCGCTCACCGTCGAGAACGAGGCCAACCTCGGGGCGCTGGCCGAACTGCGGCTGGACGGGAGCGGCGGACGGCCGGGCCCGCCCCCGGACTTCGTGCATGTGTCGGCGGAGATCGGTATCGGTGCCGCGGTCGTCGTGGACGGTCAACTGCTGCGGGGGGCACGGGGGTTCGCGGGCGAGCTGGGGCATGTGCCGGTGTATCCGGACGGCCCGGTGTGCGGCTGCGGCGGCCGGGGCTGCCTGGAGCAGTACGCCGGGGAGGAGGCCGTGCTGCGCGCGGGCGGGCTCGTCCCCGGGCGGGCGGCGGCCGCTCATCCGGGACCGGGTGCCCGTATCGGACTGCTGGCGCGGTGTGCCGCCGACGGGGACACGGCCGTCGTACGGGCGCTGCACGAGGCGGGGACGGCACTCGGTATCGCGCTCGCCGGGGCGGTGAATCTGCTCGATCCCCGGGCGGTGGTCCTCGGGGGCGCGCTGGCCGGGCTGGCGCCCTGGATTCTGCCTTCCCTGGAGCGGGAGTTGGCGCTGCGCACGGCCGTCGCGGCGGATCGCGGGCAAGACGCCGGGCCGTTGGTGACGGTGTCCCGCCTGGGCGCGGACGGACCACTGCTGGGGGCGGCGCACGCGGCACTGCAGGCCGTGCTGGACGATCCCCTCCGCTCGTGCGCCCCGGCACACTCTCCCCGGAATGGAACCCGCTAA